The Brassica napus cultivar Da-Ae chromosome A5 unlocalized genomic scaffold, Da-Ae chrA05_Random_42, whole genome shotgun sequence genome contains the following window.
TTGATTGGATTTGATTTTGGTTATGGGTTTAGGCAATAAGCTTAACAAATTCAATTTCGGCGATACTGATCTGGCCCACGAAGGTGGTGCCGCTGATGGAGGAGATCCTCGCGACGAAGGAGATGGCTTTGGCTCGGCTGCGTGTTCGATTTGTCTCGATACGGTTGCTAAAGACGGCGATCGAGCGTGGGCTAATCTTCAATGTGGCCACCTGTTTCATCTTGGTATGTTCCGGTTTTGAGTTTTGTctgaaaaaatcatttaattttgaatttgaattttctAGATCTGCCTTTTGGTTTGATTCGGTTTGGTGAATTATGATCCTGTTACGTTCTGGTTTGTGGCTACCATTGTCTGTGTGATGTGACCCTTTTTGTTGTAGTTGATCATTGGTGGATATTGAGCTTTGAAACCACTCTGTTCATGGTTTATGTAATCATGATTTGGTTTGATTCGGTTTGGTGAATTATTGTTCTGTTACGTTCTGGTTTGTGGCTAGATGTTGACCCTTTTGGTTGTTATGAGCTTTGGTGGATATTGAGCTTTGAAACCACTCTGTTCATGGTTTATGTAATCATGATTTGGTTTGATTCGGTTTGGTGAATTATTGTTCTGTTACGTTCTGGTTTGTGGCTAGATGTTGACCCTTTTGGTTGTTATGAGCTTTGGTGGGTATTGAGCTTTGAAACTAATTGGTTCATGCTTGATGTAATCATTACCTGCTCTAATTGTTTGTTGAGAGGTTATGCATATAGCATCGAGTAGGGCTTGATGATCACTCTTTGATTACTAATGCCAAGTTTGTGTGATTGATCTCTCCTCCTTGTTTGATGCATCTACTAGCTCACCACATTGTGTTTCAGCCGTAATTAGCATTATGTGCTCTCTTCGTTAGTGTTGTTTTACGAGGGAATGATTAACTCGAAAAGTTCATATGAGTCTCTTTGCTTCGTAGTCTTTGTTCACTGTTTGACAATCTTGGATGTATAGATAGGATTATCTGTGTGttataaagttttaaactaCTCTGTTCATTGGTGAGCTTTGAAACTACTCTGTTCATGGTTTATGTAAAATCATGATTtggtcaaattttttttttttggtgaggCTATGCAGATAGCATTGAGTAGGGCTGTTTCATTAGAAATGCCAAGTTTGTTTTATTGAACTCTCCTCCTTGTTTGATGCATCTATTAGCTCACCAGGGAATGGTTAACTTGAAAGTTGATATGAGGCTTTACTTCTTCAGTCTATGTTTCACTGTTTGACGAGGATGTCTAGATAGGAGTATCCCtgtgtgtttaaaatttataagtttgTCTAGTTTCCTTATAGATTGTATTTTCCAGCTAAAGTTATTTAACTTCACATCTGTTTCGTTTGCCTTTTTCTAGATTGTATTGGCTCAGCTTTCAACGCAAAGGGCGTGATGCAGTGCCCAAACTGTCGGAAAATAGAGAAAGGCCAGTGGCTTTACGCAAACGGTTGCCGTTCACACCCTGAATTTAATGTCGAGGATTGGTTTCATGAAGATGAGTTTTTTGATATCGGAGGCTACTCCGAAGTGGTAAACCCATATCCCTCCCAAAGTTCTTACTTCTTACTCCTCTGCCTTCCATGGTGAGGATTAATTCTTTTAATTGTTTAAGTTCCTTGTCGAAAATGCCTGTGTTTATGTATCTTTGCAGGCTTTTGGAGTTCACTGGTGCCCATTTGGAAGTTCAGCGCGTCTTCCTTCTTTCGAGTAAGTACACGAATTGCAAAATAATCATTGCGTAATTTAACACTAGTTTGCTAATGAATCTCTCTTAAAACTTTGTAGTGATGGAGAATTTTCGCCGAGTTCGTGTAAGACATTGTCATATTGGTTTATTTATCGTTTCTGGCATTTTGGTTTATTGACTATTTGAGTTTGACACAATGGTACAGATCACGATCTTTTCAGCCAGCAAGGCTACTTTACAGAACCAGCAGCGCCAACAGCAGGTCACCCATGTCCATACGTAACCTACATTGGCCCGGTTCATTCGTCTTCCTCTTCCACTGGAGGCGTTTCAGAGAGTTCAACTTTCACTTGGAACACCGGCTCATCGGTTTCCAATGAAGTCCCAGCTCCTTATGGTTTCCCTGTTGATCCACACTATCACGGCTGGGATTATCCCTCCCCTCCACCTCCACCGCAACAGCACTTCTCCCTTTCTGTCCCAAACGTGGGCAGTCCAACTCAGCCCACTCCGCCACCAGCTGCTGCAAGGACTTCCCGAGCCAACGGACCAAGACCGCCGCAGTTCATGCGTCCATCATATCATGGTCAAACTCACAGGTAACATATCTTCTCTGTCTTGACTTCAAAGTGGAATTATTAAAAGCCTTATATTGGTGGTGGTCTTTGCAGTTCTAGTGGTAGAGCAGGGAGCTCGGTGGCACCGCCTTTTCCGGGAAGCAACGCTCGGACAAGAGACAGAACGCAAGCTCTTCAAGCCTATTACCAACAGTCCACTGCACAGTCACACCAACAACCTGATTCGCCTGTAGTCTCTCGTGGGCCTGTATTCCCCTCTGGACGGAGGCCCAGTAGAggatcagcttcttcttcttcggatcAGGCAGGGGGGAGCGGGTTTCTCCGGTTTAACATATGGGAGAGGGAGCCTTATATGCCGTTGCAACAGGCGTACCCGGTTAACCAGATGGACAGAGAACCATCCATTTGGACATCTTCTTATAATGAAGGAGCAGGAAGCTTCCTTCAGAGGCATGGCGGCGGAGGAGGATCATCGTAAGCCAGCCGGTGAGAGGCAATTCTCATGAACGTTGGAccctaaaaacataaaaagaaaacaattggGAATTTGATATTTGAGAAAAAACCTGCATGCTCAAAGTTATGTGATGAATTGATAATcttaaaaacacaaaagaatTGGTATGTAATGGGGTTTGGAGAGAGACTGCTACTTCCCTTGTTTGGTGGTGACCATGCGGTTCGAGCCGGTTTGGGTCCGGGTTAGCATAAGGTGGTTTTGATCTTTGCTTTTGTTATGTGGCTACAATGTGGGTATCCATGTGAAATACCCTAATGGAACATAACTTTTTCTTATTGACAAGTTACAATCTAAGTTCTGACTTTCGCCCATCACAAGGACAAGTTACCAATACTATAGTCAATGTGACAACAAAAAATAGAGAGAAACAAAATCATGTTTTGAAAATGGCAATTCACTCTTCTAATACTTTCACTGGGATTGTTCTGTGTTATTGCACACGAGATACTTATTTGTTGCATGCAAATTTGGAGTTTTGGTTCTTATAGTCTCAATGAAAAGAGAAAGGTGGAGTTATAGTTCACATATCAAAAGTTTGGGGTCGTTTGGCAATGATTAAAACTTGGGGGacgataaatatatttataaaaaatataaattagggCAGAAAAACCCTAGCCATTTGCTTTCGTCTCCTCAGCTCGGTGACATGCATAGCCAATCTAAAcgcattttacatttgtattaatgtacattaatttttttttatagtatatggacatcgttttaactttttgtcaatcaatttagtaaaactttataatactttctaaattgatggactaactactataaaatcgttattttttaggaaaacggagacaacaaaggttagtGAAaaatgcaactatacattaaaacaatattatcatattttaaaattttctcaaaatctatgtgttaacccctacgaaaatattgatttttttttataaatgctctatgtattgaagcctatgatatttagtgttattttaaaatttctaaacacattctatatttatattaatatattaaactctctttcatggtacatgaacatcgttttaatttttttattaattaatttagtaaaacttcataatactctttaaattggtggattaacctttataaaatcgctattctctagaataacggagacaacaaatgttctaAACCgctttgaccttcataatatgatagtgaattatgcaactatgtattaaaacaatattttttatatttttgattttttttcaaaatctatgtgttaaccccaatgaaaatattgaatttttcggtaaatgctctatatattgaagcatgtgatctttagtgttgttttaaaatttctaaacacaatatattttgtattaatgtatattaaactctctgtcatggtagatgggcatcgttttaattttttgtcaataaatttagtaaaacttcataatactccctaaattggtagactaatcactataaaatcgctattttatagagaaacgaagacaaaaaagttccaaactctttgaccttcatcatatgttagtgaaagatgcaactactcattaaaacagtattttcatatttttgaattattttcaaaatctatgtgttaacccctacgaaaatattgaatttttcggtaaatgctctatataatgaaacctatgatttttagtgttgtttaaaatttctaaacacattttacatttgtattaatgtatattaaactctcttttttgGTATATAGGCAtcgttttaatgtttttcaattaatttagtaaagcttcaaaatatttcctaaattagtggattaaccactataaaattgctattttctagagaaacggagacaacaaaagttctaaacctctgTGATATTCATTATATGTTTGTGaaagatacaactatgcattaaaacagtatttttatatttttaatttttttctcaaaaactatgtgttaacccctatgaaaatattgaattttccggtaaatgctctatatattgaagcatgtgatctttagtgttgtttttaaatttctaaacacattctacatttgtattaatgtattttaaactctctttcatggttcatgagcatcattttaattttttcaattaatttaataaatcttcaaaatatttcctaaattggtggacaaagcactattaaatcgctattttctacagaaacggagacaacaaaagttctaaacctctttgatcttcattatatgtttgtgaaagatgcaactatgcattaaaacagaattttcatatttttgattttttctcaaaatctatgtgttaacctctacgaaaatatagaattgttcggtaaatgctctatatattgaagcatgtgatctttagtgttgttttaaaatttttaaacacattatatatttgtattaatgtatattaaactctctttcatggtacatgggcatcgttttaattttttgtcaataaatttagtaaaacttcataatattccctaaattggtagactaatcactataaaatagctattttatagagaaacgaagacaataaagtttcaaacctctttgaccttcatcatatgtgagtgaaagatgcaactacaaattaaaacagtattttcatatttttgaaatattttcaaaatctatgtgttaacccctatgaaaatattgaatttttcggtaaatactctatataatgaagcctatgatttttagtgttgttttaaaatttctaaacacattctacatttataatgtatattaaactctctttttttggtatataggcatcgttttaatgtttttcaattaatttagtaaagcttcaaaatattccctaaattagtggattaaccattataaaattgttattttctagagaaacggagacaacaaaagttctaaacctctgTGATATTCATTATATGTttgtgaaagatgcaactatgcattaaaacattatttttatttttttgattttttttctcaaaaactatgtgttaatccctacgaaaatattgaattttccggtaaatgctctatatattgaagcatGTGATCTTTagggttattttaaaatttctaaacacattctacatttgtattaatgtatattaaactctctttcatggttcatgagcatcattttaattttttcaattaatttaataaatcttcaaaatatttcctaaattggtggacaaaGCACTATTAATtcgctattttctaaagaaacggagacaacaaaagttctaaacctctttgatcttcattatatgtttgtgaaagatgcaactatgcattaaaacagaattttcatatttttgattttttcacaaaatctatgtgttaacctctacgaaaatattgaatttttcggtcaatgctctatatattgaagcatgtgatctttagtgttgttttaaaatttctaaacacattatatatttgtattaatgtatattaaactctctttcatggtacatgagcatcgttttaattttttgtcaataaatttagtaaaacttcataatactccctaaattggtagactaatcactataaaatcgctattttatagagaaacgaagacaaaaaagttccaaacctctttgaccttcatcatatgttagtgaaagatgcaactactcattaaaacagtattttcatatgttttaattttttttcaaaatctatgtgttaacccctacgaaaatatttaatttttcggtaaatgctctatatactgaagcctatgatttttagtgttgttttaaaatttctaaacacattctacatttgtattaatgtatattaaactcagtTTCATGaaacatgggcatcgttttaagttttttgtcaattaaattagtaaaacttcataatactccctaaattggtggactaacctttataaaatctctattttctagggaaattgagataacaaaagttttaaacctctttggcctttatcatatgttagtgaatgatgcaaatatgcattaaaacagaatttttatatttttaaatttttttcaaaatctatgggctaacaacccctacgaaaatattgatttttcggtaaatgatctaataatgaagcatatgatctttggggttgttttaaaatttataaacacattctacatttgtattaatgtatattaaactcattttcatggtacatgggcatcgttttaattttttgtcaattaatttagtaaaacttcataatactcccgaaattggtggactaaccactataaaatagctattctctagaaacacgttgacaaaaaaggtcccaaacctctttgaccttcatcatatattagtgaaagatgtaactatgcattaaaactaaattttcatatttttaaaattttctcaaaatctatgggctaacccttacgaaaatactgaatttttcggtaaatgctctagtaatgaagcatatgatctttgaggttgttttaaaatttctaaacacattctacatttgtattaatgtatattaaactcattttcatggtacatgggcatcattttaagttttttgtcaattaaattagtaaaacttcataatactccctaaattggtggactaaccactataaaatagttattctcttGAAacatggagacaacaaaagtttcaaacctctttgaccttatcatatgttagtgaaggatgcaaatatgcattaaaacagatttttcctatttttgattttttctcaaaatctatgggctaacccatacgaaaatactgatttttcggtaaatgatctaataatgaagcatatgatctttggggttgttttaaaatttctaaacacattcgacatttgtattaatgtatattaaactcattttcatggtacatggacatcgttttaattttttgtcaattaatttagtaaaacttcataatactccctaaattggtgaactaaccactataaaatagctattctctagaaacacggagacaaaaaaggtccaaaacctctttgaccttcatcatatgttagtgaaggatgcaactatgcataaaaacaaaattttcatatttttgaatttttctcaaaatctataggctaaacccctacgaaaatactgattttttcggtaaatgctctaataatgaagcatatgatctatggggttgttttaaaatttctaaacacattctacttttgtattaatgtatattaaactcattttcatggtacatgggcatccttttaattttttgtcaattaaattagtaaaacttcataatactccctaaattggtggactaaccactataaaattgctattttctagggaaagggagacaacaaaagtttcaaacctctttgaccttcatcatatgttagtgaaggatgcaaatatgcattaaaacagaattttcatatttttgaattttcctcaaATATATGGGCTAACCCTTCGAAAATACtgaagttttcggtaaatgctctaataatgaagcatatgataattggggttgttttaaaatttctaaacacattccaaattttcattaatgtatattaaactcattttcatggtacatgggcatcggtttaattttttgtcaattaatttagtaagacttcataat
Protein-coding sequences here:
- the LOC125594315 gene encoding E3 ubiquitin-protein ligase IPI1-like — translated: MGLGNKLNKFNFGDTDLAHEGGAADGGDPRDEGDGFGSAACSICLDTVAKDGDRAWANLQCGHLFHLDCIGSAFNAKGVMQCPNCRKIEKGQWLYANGCRSHPEFNVEDWFHEDEFFDIGGYSEVAFGVHWCPFGSSARLPSFDDGEFSPSSYHDLFSQQGYFTEPAAPTAGHPCPYVTYIGPVHSSSSSTGGVSESSTFTWNTGSSVSNEVPAPYGFPVDPHYHGWDYPSPPPPPQQHFSLSVPNVGSPTQPTPPPAAARTSRANGPRPPQFMRPSYHGQTHSSSGRAGSSVAPPFPGSNARTRDRTQALQAYYQQSTAQSHQQPDSPVVSRGPVFPSGRRPSRGSASSSSDQAGGSGFLRFNIWEREPYMPLQQAYPVNQMDREPSIWTSSYNEGAGSFLQRHGGGGGSS